The sequence TTATCCTCGACCCGCTCCTGGACGAATCTCCCGGCAAGAAATAAGCCGGGCAACCGAGCCAACGCCATGAACCATTTCGACTACCGCAACGGCGTGCTGCACGCCGAGGCGGTGAACCTGTCCGAGCTGGCCGCGACAATCGGCACGCCGTTCTACTGCTATTCGACCGCGACGCTCGAGCGGCACTACCGCGTCTTCGCGGATGCCTTTGCCGGCGAGAAGGTGCTGGTCTGCTACGCCATGAAGGCGAACTCCAACCAGTCGGTGCTGCGCACGCTGGCCAAGCTCGGCGCCGGCGCCGATGTCGTCTCCGGCGGCGAATTGAAGCGCGCGCTGGCCGCCGGTATTCCCGCGAGCAAGATTTTGTTCTCCGGCGTTGGCAAGTCCGAGGCCGAGCTGCGTGCTGCGCTCGCCGCCGACATCCTCTGCCTCAACGTCGAATCCGAGCCCGAGCTAGAATTGCTCTCGCGCCTTGCGACCGAGATGGGCAAGACCGCGCGCATCTCCGTGCGCGTCAATCCCGATGTCGATGCCGGCACGCATGCCAAGATCTCCACCGGCAAGTCCGAGAACAAGTTCGGCATTCCGATCGCACATGCTCGCGAGGTCTATGCCCGCGCCGCGAAGTTGCCGGGCATCGCGGTGACCGGCACCGACGTGCATATCGGCAGCCAGATCACCGATCTGTCCAAGATGGAGACCGCGTTCCGCATCCTCTCCGAATTCGTGCAGACGCTGCGCAGCGACGGCCACAACATCTCTCACGTCGATTTCGGCGGCGGCCTCGGCATTCCCTATTACATGGATCGCGAGGCGCCGCCGGCGCCCGGCGCCTATGCCGCCATGGTCAAGCGCGTCAGCCACAATCTCGGCTGCACGCTGATGTTCGAGCCGGGCCGCATGATCGTCGGCAATGCCGGCATCCTCGTCGCCAAGGTGATTTACGTGAAGCACGGTGACGGCAAGAACTTCGTCATCATCGACGCCGCCATGAATGATCTCATTCGCCCGACGCTGTACGAAGCCCATCACGACATCCTGCCGGTGATGCAGCCCGCCAAGGGCGCCGCCACCATCATGGCCGATGTCGTCGGCCCGGTCTGCGAGACCGGCGATTATCTCGCGCTCGACCGCACGCTGCCGGCGCCGAAGGCGGGCGACCTCCTCGCCATCATGACGGCCGGCGCTTATGGCGCGGTGCAGGCCGGCACCTACAACACGCGGCCGCTGGTGCCCGAGGTGCTGGTGAAGGGCGATCAGTACGCCGTGGTGCGCCCGCGCGTGGAGGTCGAGCAGCTGATCGCGATGGACACGCCGGCGCCGTGGCTGTGAGCCGCCGCGCAATCCTCGCGCACAAATACGCATTGGAAGGATAGCAGGACCGGCGAGCCTATGCGCGCCGGCCCTGCGTGTATGTCACGGCCCGTATTTCGGTGCCGGCTTCTGGTTGAAATCGTTCTCATCGGTGATGCAGGTGAAGTTCGCTGCAATGCTGGTGCTGCCGCTGCCGTTGTACTTGGCGACCTTCGGGAAGACACAGAGCGGCCGGGTCATCTGCACCGCCGGCGGCGTGTCATCGACGAACTTCGTGGCGAGGATCGTGTCCGGCGCCACCCCGCCCTCCACCCATTTGACCAGCGGTGTCAGCGCATCGAACGTGTTGGGGCCGGGCCCACCCGAGCAGTGATACATCCCGGGCACCATGAACAGCCGTGCGTAGCTCTGGGTCCGTCGCAGCGCCGGATTGCCATGTCCGTCGTCGTGGTCGGAGAACCCGGCGGGCTGGAAGCCTTGCTGGAATCCTGGGCCCTCATTCCCCACCAGGGCGAGGAAATAGTTGATGCTGCTCTGCGACGGGATCAGCGGGTCAGCCCAGCCGTGATACATCAGGAGCTTGCCGCCGTGCTCGCGGAATTCGCTGAGGTCGGTGCTGGTCGCGTTCAGCACCGCCGCGAGCTGGTCGTCGACCTTGGCGATGTCGTGGTGGAAGTCGAAATTGGCGTAATTGACCGGGCTTGAGGGGTAGCCGAAGTTCGGGCCGAACACCCAGTAGAACAGGCCGTCGAAGGCCGGCTCCGGCAGGCGCTCCTGGAACGCGAGGCCAAGCGCGCTGATGTCGTCGGTCTCGTTGCCGCGCTGGGAGCCCGGATTGATGATCTGTCCGTTCACCGGGTCGATCGTGCCGGCGTAATAGCGCTGCATGGTCGTGACCTGATCTGAAGTCAGGCAGGCCGGCGGCTGCTTGCCGCCGGTGCAGAGCAGGACTTTCGGATCGAAACGACAGTCGCGCGGATCGGTCAGGAACTGATCGGTGCTGGCGCCACCGTCCTGACCGACGCATTGCTTGAGCACGGCCTGGTTGATCAGCGTCATCTGGCCGGTCTGGATGAACCGGCCAGGACTCGCATGTGTGTTCTGCCAGCTGTAGAGACCGGCCATGTGCAGGTGGGTGCGGTTGAACGCGGCTGCGCCCGCAAGAATGCCGTCATAATCGGTGGGGAAGCGCTGCGCCTCCATCAGGGCGTTCTGGCCGCCGGTGGAGCAGCCAGCAAAATAGGCCCGTTGCGGCCGCTGCCCGTAGAACGCGTTGGCGATTTCCTTGCCGCGCACGGTCATCAGATGGATCGCGCGATAGCCGAAATCCTTGATTCGCTCGGGATGCCCGAACAGGCCGGTCGTGGGGCTCGCGGGATCGCCGAATTGAATCGCGAGAGGATTGCCCATGTTGCCGGCGGAGCCGCAGAACAGCGGGCTGCATCCCGATGACCCGGTGCCGAGATCGCTGTTGGTCGCGGCAAAGCCGGTGCGGATGCCGAGGGCGAGTTCGTTGTAGGTGATCACGCCCTGGAAGCCGCCGCCGCCGGTGCCGAGAAACCGGCCGTTCCAGCTGGTTTCAGGCAGCCAGACCTCGATTCTGATGCTGGAATCCGAGCTCGGAACCAGGGTCGCGGTGACGCGGCAAAACGCGGGAAGGCCGGTGATCGGGGCTGCGCCAGGCGGCACGAAGGTGCCGGTCGTGTTGTCGTCCGCCGAATTGATTACCGTGTGCTGCAGTTGCAAGGATCGAAGATTGGTGCACGGCGTCGCCATTGCAGGCGAGTTGCCGAATGCGACACAGGCAAACAGCGCCACGGTCGCACCGACAAGTAAGTGTCGATGACGCTTCATTCTGTCCTCCCTGATTTTTGCAGGCTTGTAGTGAGGGCAGGATAACGCACAAAGATCACAACTCAAGGATGAATGAGTGCGTCGGGCAAATCACAGCAGGCTCGCGCGATGGTTGTGAAGATGTAGCCCGGGCGGAGCGAAGCGCAATCCGGGGCTGTGCGTTTCGGCGAGAACCCCGGACTACGCTTCGCTCCATTAGGCTACGGGACTGTCATGCCTTCCCGCCGACCACGACGCCGGCTTTCTTCTCGATCGGCTTGATCGCGGCGGTGAAATCGGATTCGGCGCCTTCCGCGCTGATCACGGTCTCCCACAGGCGTCCGACCGCATTCGCAACCTCCATCGACAGGCCGAGCTGCTTCATCTCCTCCAGCGCCAGCCGCACGTCCTTCACCATCAATCCGGTGGCGAAGCCGAAGTCGAAGCTGCGCGGCAGCACCGAGCGCGGAAACTTGTCGCGGCTCGCGGTGTTCATGCCCGAGCCGGCATTGATGACGTCGATCATCACGGCGGGATCGAGCCCGGCCTTCACGCCCATCACCACCGCTTCCGATGTCGCCACCATCGCGGTGGCGGAGAGCAAATTGTTGGCGAGCTTCATGGTCTGCGCCGCGCCGGGCTTGTCGCCGATGAAGAACACTTTTCCGATCACGTCGAGCGCCGGCTTGAGCAGCTCGAACTCGGCCTTGGGCCCGGAGACCATCACCGCCAGCGTGCCCTTCTCGGCGCCGCCGACGCCGCCGGAGACGGGGCAATCGATCTGCACGATGTTGCGCCGAGCCAAGAGGCCGTGGATTTTCGCGGCCATCGCCGAGCCGACGGTGGAGAGATCGATGAAGCGTTTTGCGCGGCTCCCCTCGATCACGCCGTTCGCGCCTGTCGCGACCTCGAGTGACGCCTTGAGCGAGGGCAGGCTCGCCATCACGGTCTCGACCCGGTCCGCGACGTCCCTCGGCGATGCCGCAGCGGTCGCGCCGCGCGCCACCAGCTTGTCGGCCGCCTCCTTGCGCGTGTCGAACACGACCAGCTTGTGTCCCGCCTCGATCAGCCGCCGTGCCATCGGGAAGCCCATGTTTCCGAGGCCGATGAATCCGATGTCCATGGTGTTTCCCTGTTTCTTCGTTGTTGCTGTGAAGATGCTCGTTCCATCCCCGCTGCCGTCCCGGATCGGCGCTTCGCTGCGCTGCGCTTGTCCGGGACGACTGCGGAGAGGGGCGTCTCACGCTTTCCCATCAATCTCCGCGAACACTTCGCGCGCGATGCGAAAACTGTCGACGGCTGCGGGCATGCCGCCATAGATTGCGACCTGCATCAGGATCTCGCGGATCTCGTCGCGGGTGACGCCGTTGGTCAGCGCGCCCTTCAGATGTGCGCGAAACTCGTGCTGGCGGTTCAGGATCGCGATCATTGCGATGTTGAGCATGCTGCGGGTCTTGCGCGGCAGCTCCTCGCGGCCCCACACCGTGCCCCAGCAATATTCGTTGAGCATCTCCTGGAACGGACGGTTGAAGTCGTCGACGTTCTTCAGGGCATTGTTGACATAGGCTTCGCCTAGCACCGCTTTGCGGACTTCCAGGCCCTTGTCGTGCATCTTCTTGTCCATGGCGTTTCCTTCTTGTCTCCCTCACTCAGGGATGGCGCGCGGAAATTACGGGGTTGCGGCGAGCCAGTCACGTCCTCGTGTTATGCGGGAAAAGGGGTGTCTCCCGTACGGGAACGGATGCCTCAGTGCTGCCGTTGTGGTAGGCTTCTCTACCGGGCAACCTGGAGAGTTGATTGAACGGCGTCACCCCCGACCCGTCAGACCCGATCCGCAACAGTGACGCTCTGTCGCGGCTGAAGCTGGCGCAGGCCCTCGATCGGGCCATTTATGCCATCGCGTGGGAGCGTGCCTGGCCACATCTGGCGCGGCTTCTGACCGTCGTCGGCCTGTTCCTGGCCGTGTCGTGGGCCGGGCTCTGGCTGGCGCTGCCGTTCGTCGTGCGTGCGATCGGCCTCGTCATTTTCGTCGGCATCGCGATTGCCACCCTGCTGCCGCTGGTTCGTTTCCGCTGGCCGAGCCGCGAGGAGGCGCTCGCGCGGCTCGACCGCGGCTCCGGCATCCGTCACCGCCCGGCGACCACACTGACGGACACGCTGACCTCGCAGGATCCGGTCGCGCAGGCTTTGTGGCAGGCGCAGCGCGAGCGCACGCTGGCCTCGCTCAAGCGCATCCGCGCCGGTCTGCCGCAGCCGCGGCTGGCCATCCACGATCCCTGGGCGCTGCGCGCG comes from Bradyrhizobium diazoefficiens and encodes:
- the lysA gene encoding diaminopimelate decarboxylase, with translation MNHFDYRNGVLHAEAVNLSELAATIGTPFYCYSTATLERHYRVFADAFAGEKVLVCYAMKANSNQSVLRTLAKLGAGADVVSGGELKRALAAGIPASKILFSGVGKSEAELRAALAADILCLNVESEPELELLSRLATEMGKTARISVRVNPDVDAGTHAKISTGKSENKFGIPIAHAREVYARAAKLPGIAVTGTDVHIGSQITDLSKMETAFRILSEFVQTLRSDGHNISHVDFGGGLGIPYYMDREAPPAPGAYAAMVKRVSHNLGCTLMFEPGRMIVGNAGILVAKVIYVKHGDGKNFVIIDAAMNDLIRPTLYEAHHDILPVMQPAKGAATIMADVVGPVCETGDYLALDRTLPAPKAGDLLAIMTAGAYGAVQAGTYNTRPLVPEVLVKGDQYAVVRPRVEVEQLIAMDTPAPWL
- a CDS encoding tannase/feruloyl esterase family alpha/beta hydrolase, giving the protein MKRHRHLLVGATVALFACVAFGNSPAMATPCTNLRSLQLQHTVINSADDNTTGTFVPPGAAPITGLPAFCRVTATLVPSSDSSIRIEVWLPETSWNGRFLGTGGGGFQGVITYNELALGIRTGFAATNSDLGTGSSGCSPLFCGSAGNMGNPLAIQFGDPASPTTGLFGHPERIKDFGYRAIHLMTVRGKEIANAFYGQRPQRAYFAGCSTGGQNALMEAQRFPTDYDGILAGAAAFNRTHLHMAGLYSWQNTHASPGRFIQTGQMTLINQAVLKQCVGQDGGASTDQFLTDPRDCRFDPKVLLCTGGKQPPACLTSDQVTTMQRYYAGTIDPVNGQIINPGSQRGNETDDISALGLAFQERLPEPAFDGLFYWVFGPNFGYPSSPVNYANFDFHHDIAKVDDQLAAVLNATSTDLSEFREHGGKLLMYHGWADPLIPSQSSINYFLALVGNEGPGFQQGFQPAGFSDHDDGHGNPALRRTQSYARLFMVPGMYHCSGGPGPNTFDALTPLVKWVEGGVAPDTILATKFVDDTPPAVQMTRPLCVFPKVAKYNGSGSTSIAANFTCITDENDFNQKPAPKYGP
- a CDS encoding NAD(P)-dependent oxidoreductase, with amino-acid sequence MDIGFIGLGNMGFPMARRLIEAGHKLVVFDTRKEAADKLVARGATAAASPRDVADRVETVMASLPSLKASLEVATGANGVIEGSRAKRFIDLSTVGSAMAAKIHGLLARRNIVQIDCPVSGGVGGAEKGTLAVMVSGPKAEFELLKPALDVIGKVFFIGDKPGAAQTMKLANNLLSATAMVATSEAVVMGVKAGLDPAVMIDVINAGSGMNTASRDKFPRSVLPRSFDFGFATGLMVKDVRLALEEMKQLGLSMEVANAVGRLWETVISAEGAESDFTAAIKPIEKKAGVVVGGKA
- a CDS encoding carboxymuconolactone decarboxylase family protein; protein product: MDKKMHDKGLEVRKAVLGEAYVNNALKNVDDFNRPFQEMLNEYCWGTVWGREELPRKTRSMLNIAMIAILNRQHEFRAHLKGALTNGVTRDEIREILMQVAIYGGMPAAVDSFRIAREVFAEIDGKA